The following proteins are co-located in the Spirosoma montaniterrae genome:
- a CDS encoding mandelate racemase/muconate lactonizing enzyme family protein, producing MKNFLSRLSPANTPTGPASNRREFMQKASLGGLALGMMLDGRTEQELEFITQKVPRDSKPSELKITDMRVAILSGVPFTSPIIRIDTNQGLVGWGEVRDGASANYALMLKSRLLGKNPCNVEQLFKLIKPFGNHGRAAGGVCGVEMALWDLAGKAYNVPAYQLLGGKYRDFVRLYADTPEGKNYDEFAQNMSKRRDAGYSFLKMDFGIGMIADQKDMLVGAKQWSVKQPYNANEPGKIGNYAMTRHPFTRIQITKKGLDRLVEHVGRVREIVGYETPLAADHFGHFDVNTAIQVGKAMEPFRLAWLEDLVPWFYTDQWKQISDAIETPTLTGEDIYLKEEFIKLIDARAVDMIHPDLASSGGLLETKKIGDYAEEAGIPMAMHFAGSPISMMANVHCAAATENFVALEHHGVDVAGWEDIVTGLKPIADKGYVRVPEAPGLGVNLNEEVAKRYLKKDNTWFAPTDVWNTRDSWDREWS from the coding sequence ATGAAGAACTTTTTGTCGCGCCTAAGCCCCGCCAATACGCCCACCGGCCCGGCCTCGAATCGGCGCGAATTTATGCAGAAAGCCAGCTTAGGTGGTCTGGCCTTAGGTATGATGCTCGATGGCCGTACTGAGCAGGAACTGGAGTTTATTACCCAGAAAGTCCCCCGCGACTCAAAGCCATCGGAACTGAAAATCACCGATATGCGGGTGGCGATTTTGTCGGGAGTGCCCTTTACCAGTCCTATCATTCGTATCGATACCAATCAGGGGCTTGTGGGTTGGGGCGAAGTACGCGATGGAGCCTCGGCCAATTACGCGCTCATGCTCAAGAGTCGCCTGTTAGGCAAAAATCCCTGCAATGTTGAGCAACTGTTTAAACTCATCAAACCGTTTGGCAATCATGGTCGGGCGGCAGGGGGCGTTTGTGGCGTTGAGATGGCCCTCTGGGATTTGGCGGGCAAAGCCTACAACGTGCCAGCGTACCAACTGCTGGGCGGCAAATACCGCGATTTTGTACGGCTCTACGCCGATACGCCCGAAGGCAAAAACTACGACGAGTTCGCTCAGAATATGAGCAAACGACGCGACGCGGGCTATTCGTTCCTGAAAATGGATTTTGGCATTGGTATGATTGCCGACCAGAAAGACATGCTCGTAGGGGCCAAACAATGGAGCGTGAAACAACCCTATAATGCCAACGAACCGGGTAAAATAGGCAACTACGCCATGACCCGCCACCCGTTTACGCGCATCCAGATTACCAAAAAAGGACTCGACCGGCTCGTAGAACACGTTGGGCGGGTGCGCGAGATTGTGGGCTACGAAACTCCTTTAGCCGCCGACCATTTCGGGCATTTCGACGTGAATACCGCTATTCAGGTGGGGAAGGCGATGGAACCTTTCCGGCTGGCCTGGCTCGAAGACCTCGTGCCGTGGTTTTATACCGATCAGTGGAAGCAGATTTCCGACGCCATCGAAACGCCCACGCTGACGGGCGAAGACATTTACCTGAAAGAAGAATTCATTAAACTCATCGATGCCCGCGCCGTCGACATGATTCACCCCGACCTGGCATCGTCGGGTGGGTTGCTCGAAACCAAGAAAATCGGCGATTATGCCGAAGAAGCGGGCATTCCAATGGCGATGCACTTTGCCGGTTCGCCGATTTCGATGATGGCAAACGTACACTGCGCTGCGGCCACCGAAAATTTCGTGGCTCTCGAACATCACGGCGTCGACGTGGCGGGTTGGGAAGACATCGTAACGGGCCTGAAACCCATCGCCGACAAAGGCTACGTGCGCGTTCCTGAAGCTCCCGGTCTGGGCGTAAACCTGAACGAAGAAGTAGCCAAACGCTATCTCAAAAAAGACAATACCTGGTTTGCCCCCACCGATGTCTGGAACACTCGTGATTCGTGGGATCGGGAGTGGAGCTGA
- a CDS encoding RraA family protein encodes MINKSLSILTALSFLGVSTVFAQQIGSTPEQIKAYTANWKGDRFADGRPNVPDLVLERLQNCTLEQIWGYLNNKGYRNQVEKNWVILKPGETMTGRVVTAQFMPTRPDLDSLVRKTGKAEGRSQRGGINIWPIDILTKGDIYVADGFGKIKDGTLIGSSLGNAIYGKTGKGVIFYGSVRDMQELKDTKGFNAWVKGHDPSYIKDMTPTSINAPIRIGEVSVLPGDVVFANEYGVVFIPSHLVEGLVSASEMTALRDEFERYLLQQSKYPSGEIHGDWKDNIKTEFRAWVAKYPKKLAITQKDIDAYLAKEGK; translated from the coding sequence ATGATAAACAAATCGTTATCAATCCTGACCGCACTGTCGTTTCTGGGCGTTTCAACTGTTTTTGCCCAGCAAATCGGCTCCACGCCCGAACAGATTAAAGCCTATACGGCCAACTGGAAAGGCGACCGCTTCGCCGATGGTCGGCCCAATGTGCCGGACCTTGTGCTGGAACGGTTGCAAAACTGCACCCTCGAACAAATTTGGGGTTATCTGAACAACAAAGGCTACCGGAATCAGGTCGAAAAAAACTGGGTGATTCTCAAACCCGGCGAAACCATGACAGGTCGCGTAGTTACGGCGCAGTTTATGCCCACCCGCCCCGACCTCGACAGTCTGGTGCGCAAAACTGGCAAAGCCGAAGGCCGGTCGCAGCGGGGTGGCATCAATATCTGGCCCATCGACATTTTAACCAAAGGCGATATTTACGTGGCCGATGGCTTCGGTAAAATCAAAGACGGTACGCTCATCGGGTCGAGTTTGGGCAATGCCATTTACGGCAAAACAGGCAAGGGCGTTATCTTCTACGGCTCCGTGCGCGATATGCAGGAACTGAAAGACACGAAAGGCTTCAATGCCTGGGTAAAAGGCCACGACCCGTCGTACATTAAAGACATGACGCCCACGTCGATCAACGCGCCCATTCGCATTGGCGAGGTGTCGGTATTGCCCGGCGACGTAGTGTTCGCCAACGAATATGGCGTGGTGTTCATTCCGTCGCATTTGGTAGAAGGATTGGTGTCGGCATCGGAGATGACCGCCCTCCGCGATGAGTTTGAGCGGTATTTGCTGCAACAGAGCAAGTACCCATCGGGCGAAATTCATGGCGACTGGAAAGACAACATCAAGACCGAGTTTCGGGCGTGGGTTGCCAAGTACCCCAAAAAGCTGGCAATCACCCAAAAAGACATTGACGCGTATTTAGCGAAAGAAGGAAAATGA